A genome region from Thermomonospora amylolytica includes the following:
- a CDS encoding glycosyltransferase family 2 protein, with protein sequence MNPSPHARSAETATEGRTWPAVSVVMPVLNEERHLADAVRAILTQDYPGEMELVLAVGPSRDRTQEIAEKLAAEDPRIIVVPNPTGRTPQGLNIAIRASQYSIVVRVDGHSLLPSDYVRAAVETMEETGADNVGGLMAAEGITPFEKAVARAMTSKIGVGSARFHTGGEAGEVETVYLGTFRRSALERVGGYDETFVRAQDWEMNHRIRQTGGKIWFTPRMRVTYRPRPDLRSLAKQYFHTGRWRRVVGREHAGTLNLRYLAPPIAVVGMLVGTVAGALGFWPGWLIPGGYVAVVMIGGSLVTGRGLPLSAWIRLPLVYATMHISWGVGFLTSPPGLGQPSPPKR encoded by the coding sequence ATGAATCCGTCACCCCACGCACGCAGTGCCGAAACCGCCACCGAGGGCCGTACCTGGCCGGCCGTCTCGGTGGTGATGCCGGTGCTGAACGAAGAGCGGCACCTGGCCGACGCCGTCCGCGCGATCCTCACCCAGGACTATCCCGGCGAGATGGAACTGGTGCTGGCCGTCGGCCCGTCCCGGGACCGCACCCAGGAGATCGCCGAGAAGCTGGCCGCCGAGGATCCCCGGATCATCGTGGTGCCCAACCCCACCGGCCGCACCCCCCAGGGCCTCAACATCGCCATCAGGGCCTCGCAGTACTCCATCGTCGTCCGGGTCGACGGGCACTCGCTGCTGCCGTCGGACTACGTCCGGGCCGCGGTGGAGACCATGGAGGAGACCGGGGCCGACAACGTCGGCGGGCTGATGGCCGCCGAGGGGATCACCCCGTTCGAGAAGGCCGTCGCCCGCGCCATGACCTCCAAGATCGGCGTCGGCTCCGCCCGCTTCCACACCGGCGGCGAGGCCGGCGAGGTGGAGACCGTCTATCTGGGCACGTTCCGGCGCAGCGCGCTGGAACGGGTCGGCGGCTACGACGAGACCTTCGTGCGCGCCCAGGACTGGGAGATGAACCACCGGATCCGGCAGACCGGCGGCAAGATCTGGTTCACCCCCCGGATGCGCGTCACCTACCGGCCCCGCCCCGACCTGCGCTCGCTGGCCAAGCAGTACTTCCACACCGGCCGCTGGCGCCGGGTGGTGGGCCGCGAGCACGCCGGCACCCTCAACCTGCGCTACCTGGCGCCGCCGATCGCGGTGGTGGGGATGCTGGTCGGCACGGTGGCCGGGGCGCTGGGCTTCTGGCCCGGCTGGCTGATCCCCGGCGGCTACGTCGCGGTGGTCATGATCGGCGGAAGCCTGGTCACCGGGCGCGGCCTGCCGCTGTCGGCCTGGATCCGGCTGCCGCTGGTGTACGCGACCATGCACATCTCCTGGGGGGTGGGCTTCCTGACCAGCCCGCCCGGTCTGGGCCAGCCCTCCCCGCCCAAACGCTGA